From Synechococcales cyanobacterium T60_A2020_003:
AGAGCGATCTGGGGAAGCCCGCGCTCTACCCGATAGGGTGAGCGTCGGGAGGATGTCACTGATCCGGTGGAACTGGAATCCCGGTTGTCACACAAATCACAGTTTTGGCGATCGCTCCCCGTCCTTTTGACCCAACAGGATGGGTAAGATGTGCAGTGCAACACCGTCATTGACACAGAGCAGCAACTATCCTTTACTGCATGTAAAACCAGTCGTTCAAAAACCAGGGATTTTTACAACTACCTATGGAATTCTTGATTACTCTCCTGATTACGGCTGCGGTTACTGCCGTCAGCTTGCTCATCATCTCTAAAGTTCCCTTCTTGGGGATTGAGGTGGATAGCGTCGGAAAAGCGCTGACCGCAGGTGTTGTGTTTGGCGTGCTCAATGTGCTGGGGAATTTTGTGGTCAGCATTCTTCGCACCCCGTTGGTGGCGATTCTGACCCTCGGCATTTCGTTTTTAATCTCGCTGATTATTTTCTTTATTGTCTTTGGGTTAACCGCCAAGCTGGTTACGGGCTTTCGCCTGCGCTACGGGTTGATGAGTGCCTTTATGGGTGCGATCGCCCTCAGCATCGTCAACTCCATCATCTTCTGGCTGGTTAGCTTGATTTTCTAAATCTCCGAATCTCCGAACGATAGATTCAAGCCCCTGTCGTTCTGAGATTGCTGCCCTGAGGGGTAGAGTTTTGCCTCCGATCCCGGCACAATAGCCTTAGAGATGTGTGCCGGGATCGATTTTTTTTATGGACTATGGCATCAATCGGCGATCGCTCCTTACCGGATTAGGAGCTATGAGCATGGGGATCATGCTGGGGGGATGTCGCCAGCGGGATCACGTTACTCTGAGCGCTGTCCTGTTGGATAATGCCGTTCCACCCCAACTGCTCACCGAATTTGAGAAAACTCTGCAATCGGGCATCCAACTTCAGGTTGAAAGTA
This genomic window contains:
- a CDS encoding phage holin family protein is translated as MEFLITLLITAAVTAVSLLIISKVPFLGIEVDSVGKALTAGVVFGVLNVLGNFVVSILRTPLVAILTLGISFLISLIIFFIVFGLTAKLVTGFRLRYGLMSAFMGAIALSIVNSIIFWLVSLIF